The Ectothiorhodospiraceae bacterium 2226 region CGCAGGTACAGCGCTGCGAGGGTGTAGGTCTTACCCGTGCCGGCGCTGGCCTCGATCAGGCAGGGGCCGTGCAGCGCGAGCGTAGCGGAATCAAGCGGGCGCATCGTGACCCTCCAGGTGCTGCGCGTCCAAGAGCCGGCCGCACACCGTCTCCGCGAGCTCCAGGAAACGCGCCGCGTCCACCAGATCGCGCTCGCCCCACAACAGGCGCCGCCAGGCATCGCGCGTGTCCATGCCGTTGCGCGCCGACTTCAGGGCGGCGGCGCGGCGCGCGTCCTGCGGCGATTTGTCGCCCTTGCGCAGCGTCTCCAGCGCGGCGAGCGCGGCCTCCGGTTCGAAGGGGAGCGGCGCGCTCAGCCCCTCGCGGTACAGCGCGAGCAAGCCGGCGAGCACAGCCTGCGCGTCCGTGCAGGTCTCCAAACTCAGCGTCTCCTCGCGGCCAACGTAGAAGCTCGCATCCGCCACGCCCGCCGCGTTCAGCGCGAGGTGACGCAGCCACAGCTCCAGCCTGTCCTGCGCCCGCAGCTTGCCGCTGCGGTACAGCACCAGGCCGTGCGCGCCGATGCCGGTCAACCAGCCGGTGAGGCGCACGCCGTCCAGGGTCAGATCCAGTTCCACCCGCTGCGGCATCGCCGGCAGCAGGGGACGCAGCACCTCGGCCTGCGCGCGCGCCACGCGCGCCAGCGTCTCGAACTCGACCGCCCCGAATGCGCCACTCGGCAAGCGCCCCGCGGCGTGCATGCGTTCCGCCAGCGCCTCGGCGGGCTCGTCGCGCAGGAAGGCCTCCACCAGATCGCGGCGCAGGCCGTAACCGTCCAGGCCGCCGACGGCGAACGGTTCGGCATCCTCCAGCGCGGCCTCCTCGCGCGGCAGGCGCACGCCCAGGCGCTGCTCCAGGAAGGCGCGCGCGGGGTTCCTGAACAGCGCCACCAGCGCCTCCAGGTCCACCTCGGCCAGCGCCGGCTCGGGCAGCGACGAGGACATCCGCGGCGGCGGCTCGGTGGGGCCGCGCGCCAGCGCCTGTGCGGCCGGCAGCCATTCCTCGGCATACGAGACGGGCGGTGCACCGTCGCCGTAACAGCGTGTGCTGAACGGCTGCAGCGGATGTTCGCTGACCAGACACGTGCGGGCGTCTTTGCCCCAACCTACCGCGACATAGTCCAACAACTCGCTCACCAGCACCGAGGGCGGACGCTCGCTGTTGTCGCGCGCGTCGCGCCCCACGTAGCTCAGGTGCAGGTGTTCGCGCGCCGAGAGCAGCGCCTCCAGGAACAGGTAGCGGTCCTCCTCGCGCGGGCTGGGGTCGCCTCGGCGCGGGGTCTCGGCCATGAGATCGAAGCTCGGTGGGCGCGCGCGGCGCGGGTAGGCCTCGTCGTCCAGGCCGAGCAGGCATACCACGCGAAACGGGACGGCGCGCATGGGCACCAGGGTGCAGAAGGTCACGCCGCCGGAGAGAAAGCCGCCCGGCCCCGCCGGAGTCGCGAGTTGACGCTCCAGATGCTCGCGCAGCACCTCCACCGTCACCGGCAGCTCGTAGCCGGCACCCGTGGTCTGCTTCACCCACGCGTCCAGCGCGTCGCGCACCGCCTGCACGGCAGCGGCTTCGTCCTCCTCCTCGGCCTCGAAAAAGCCATCGAGCAGCGCGTTCACCGTCTCCTGCCAGGCCACGGGCGCCAGCGGCTGGGCGAAGCGGGTGGCAAAGCTCTGCAGGCGCGCCACCAGGGTCTGCAGGCGTCCCAGCGCTTCGGCCTCGCCGCCCTCGATGCCCGCGCAGGGCAGCACGCCCTGCACCAGCGCCGCGCTCGCCTCGGGCATGGCGTAGCCCAGGAACAGGCGGCGCAGGCCGAAGGCCCAGGTGTTGGCCTCCTCGGCGGGCAGCCCGGCGGCGGCGCGCTG contains the following coding sequences:
- the recC gene encoding exodeoxyribonuclease V subunit gamma, which encodes MLHIHHSNRAEDLLAGLMQRLAEPPQGALTPELVVTASQGMGRWVALQLAERTGVAANLEFVLPAAFVWRVLQAQLDAPPSGPVLDRETLLWRCMAVLPDWVETPGFETLRGYLEGRDRPLKLYQLSRRIADVFDRYSVYRPDWLHAWERGGASEDPWQAPLWRALAEGRTHRGHLLQRYADRKRAAGLGSKGLPSRVSVFGLSALAPAYLDVLAAVAERADVQVFVLNPCTAYWGDIVTPRTRARVQERQGDLFASYMEVGNPLLASWGGLGRAFLEQLHDYAGEEHEHFVAPAGGTLLPTLQRDILALTTPAPGERRLAEADDTLRVHVCHSPLREVEVLHDRLLALFEALPGLTPRDVVVMTPDVALYAPYVEAVFGNAPPPRHIPWSLADRGPRELHPLVAVALELLTLPSWRFEAGRVAELLETPSLLRRFGLAERDLPLLHQWVRDSGVRHGLDGAQRAAAGLPAEEANTWAFGLRRLFLGYAMPEASAALVQGVLPCAGIEGGEAEALGRLQTLVARLQSFATRFAQPLAPVAWQETVNALLDGFFEAEEEDEAAAVQAVRDALDAWVKQTTGAGYELPVTVEVLREHLERQLATPAGPGGFLSGGVTFCTLVPMRAVPFRVVCLLGLDDEAYPRRARPPSFDLMAETPRRGDPSPREEDRYLFLEALLSAREHLHLSYVGRDARDNSERPPSVLVSELLDYVAVGWGKDARTCLVSEHPLQPFSTRCYGDGAPPVSYAEEWLPAAQALARGPTEPPPRMSSSLPEPALAEVDLEALVALFRNPARAFLEQRLGVRLPREEAALEDAEPFAVGGLDGYGLRRDLVEAFLRDEPAEALAERMHAAGRLPSGAFGAVEFETLARVARAQAEVLRPLLPAMPQRVELDLTLDGVRLTGWLTGIGAHGLVLYRSGKLRAQDRLELWLRHLALNAAGVADASFYVGREETLSLETCTDAQAVLAGLLALYREGLSAPLPFEPEAALAALETLRKGDKSPQDARRAAALKSARNGMDTRDAWRRLLWGERDLVDAARFLELAETVCGRLLDAQHLEGHDAPA